In Acidimicrobiales bacterium, a genomic segment contains:
- a CDS encoding RNA methyltransferase, translating into MAVVVPVDDPSDQRVADYVGLTDPDLRRRREQGDGAGGGFFIAEGLVVIRHLLRSPYRVRSLLLTPRRLEALAPDLEGVDAPVYVGSQDVVNAVTGFHLHRGAVASAHREALPDPADVAAGARLVVVTEGINDHENLGALFRNSAAFGAGALVLDPASADPLYRRSIRVSMGHVLRVPFARADHWPDVLGDLRQAGFEVLALTPRPDADDLATVAPGPRRALVVGAEGPGLSPAALAAADRRVRIPMAPGVDSLNVATAAAVALHHLSALRE; encoded by the coding sequence GTGGCCGTGGTGGTCCCCGTGGACGATCCCTCCGACCAGCGGGTCGCGGACTACGTGGGGCTCACCGATCCCGACCTGCGCCGGCGTCGGGAGCAGGGCGACGGTGCCGGCGGCGGGTTCTTCATCGCCGAGGGGCTGGTCGTCATCCGCCACCTGCTGCGCTCGCCGTACCGGGTGCGGTCACTGCTGCTCACGCCCCGCCGCCTCGAGGCGCTCGCCCCCGACCTCGAGGGCGTCGACGCACCCGTCTACGTCGGCTCCCAGGACGTGGTCAACGCCGTCACCGGCTTCCACCTCCACCGCGGCGCGGTGGCGTCCGCCCACCGGGAGGCGCTGCCCGACCCCGCCGACGTGGCGGCCGGCGCCCGCCTGGTCGTGGTCACCGAGGGCATCAACGACCACGAGAACCTGGGCGCCCTGTTCCGCAACTCGGCCGCGTTCGGCGCCGGCGCCCTCGTTCTCGACCCGGCCTCCGCCGACCCGCTCTACCGGCGGTCCATCCGGGTGTCCATGGGGCACGTGCTGCGCGTCCCGTTCGCCCGGGCGGACCACTGGCCCGACGTCCTCGGCGATCTCCGCCAGGCCGGGTTCGAGGTCCTCGCGCTCACGCCGCGACCCGACGCCGACGACCTGGCCACCGTGGCGCCCGGTCCTCGCCGGGCACTGGTGGTGGGTGCCGAGGGCCCGGGCCTCTCGCCCGCCGCCCTGGCCGCCGCCGACCGCCGGGTCCGCATCCCGATGGCCCCGGGCGTCGACTCGCTCAACGTGGCGACGGCCGCCGCCGTCGCTCTGCACCATTTGTCGGCCCTGCGGGAGTGA
- a CDS encoding N-acetylmuramoyl-L-alanine amidase, producing MCGRDGQGGGGGTVLSRRALLAGAAAVAGAALVPGWRTSAAAGAAVGTVDLGGVAVLPREAWAAGLAPVGPIAAEPDVRYLLVHHSVDPGNDYGEGDVPGILRRFFRFHTSAAKGWPDIAYNFLVDRFGRVWEGRAGSLAAPVAGDATGGNQGFDQLCCFVGNHQVGAPTAEAFAAMGDLLGALARRHAIPLATGATATFTSRGSDRHPAGTVVTTATVAGHRDMSRTQCPGDEVFSRLAELRLLAAGGTGPWPAAPPPAAPGTAAPSATTDASPDEPSSPTTARPAATATSDVAVEPQSPPTAGPATTATSTPPTARAATAPTVAAGEAPPRAAGGSGGTAAGPLVVAAGAAVVAAAGAAAVAGRRHRATPPPDPPPDPPPPPAPPS from the coding sequence ATGTGCGGGCGCGACGGGCAGGGCGGTGGCGGAGGGACGGTCCTGTCGCGGAGGGCGCTGCTGGCCGGCGCGGCCGCCGTCGCGGGCGCCGCGCTGGTGCCGGGCTGGCGAACGTCGGCTGCCGCCGGCGCCGCGGTGGGGACGGTCGACCTGGGCGGCGTCGCCGTGCTGCCGCGAGAGGCATGGGCCGCCGGCCTGGCCCCCGTCGGCCCCATCGCCGCCGAGCCCGACGTCCGCTACCTGCTCGTCCACCACTCGGTCGACCCCGGCAACGACTACGGCGAGGGCGATGTGCCGGGGATCCTCCGGCGGTTCTTCCGGTTCCACACCTCAGCGGCGAAGGGGTGGCCGGACATCGCCTACAACTTCCTGGTCGATCGGTTCGGGCGGGTGTGGGAGGGGCGGGCGGGCAGCCTGGCCGCCCCCGTGGCGGGCGATGCCACCGGCGGCAACCAGGGCTTCGACCAGCTGTGCTGCTTCGTGGGCAACCACCAGGTGGGGGCGCCGACCGCCGAGGCCTTTGCCGCCATGGGCGACCTCCTGGGCGCCCTGGCCCGCCGGCACGCCATCCCGCTCGCCACCGGCGCGACCGCGACGTTCACCTCCCGCGGGTCCGACCGCCACCCGGCCGGGACGGTGGTGACGACAGCGACCGTGGCCGGCCACCGGGACATGAGCCGGACGCAGTGCCCGGGCGACGAGGTCTTCTCCCGGCTGGCCGAGCTGCGCCTGCTGGCGGCGGGCGGCACGGGGCCGTGGCCGGCGGCACCGCCACCGGCCGCTCCGGGCACCGCGGCGCCATCCGCCACCACGGATGCATCGCCGGACGAACCGTCGTCGCCGACCACGGCACGGCCGGCGGCGACGGCCACGTCGGACGTGGCCGTCGAACCGCAGTCACCGCCGACGGCAGGCCCGGCGACGACCGCGACGTCCACCCCGCCGACCGCCCGCGCGGCGACCGCCCCGACGGTCGCAGCCGGGGAGGCGCCGCCCCGCGCCGCGGGGGGCTCGGGAGGGACCGCGGCGGGGCCGCTGGTGGTGGCCGCCGGCGCCGCCGTCGTGGCCGCGGCGGGCGCCGCCGCGGTGGCCGGCCGACGGCACCGGGCCACCCCACCGCCGGACCCACCGCCGGACCCGCCGCCGCCGCCGGCGCCACCCTCCTGA
- a CDS encoding DUF5317 domain-containing protein, with translation MRFTLLAVAAGLGIGLVAGGRLAHLGSRDLRLWPLLIAGLAAQAVSTQLAGDASFALLLASYGLLVAFAAANVVLVGMWLVATGIAMNLVVIALNGGMPVRESALRSAGAVGPGVPVDIDTASKHHLERPSDRLVVLGDIIPVEPLGEVVSFGDVAMAVGVADVVANLLRRPGGRRTPAHAQGDGERVGPAG, from the coding sequence ATGCGGTTCACGCTCCTGGCCGTGGCGGCCGGCCTCGGCATCGGCCTGGTGGCCGGCGGGCGCCTCGCCCACCTCGGCTCGCGCGACCTGCGCCTGTGGCCGTTGCTCATCGCAGGGCTGGCCGCCCAGGCCGTTTCGACGCAGCTCGCCGGTGACGCCTCGTTCGCCCTGCTGCTGGCCTCGTACGGGCTGCTCGTCGCCTTCGCGGCGGCGAACGTCGTCCTGGTCGGCATGTGGCTGGTCGCCACGGGCATCGCCATGAACCTGGTCGTGATCGCCCTCAACGGCGGCATGCCGGTTCGCGAGTCGGCGCTGCGCTCGGCCGGCGCCGTCGGGCCCGGCGTGCCCGTCGACATCGACACGGCGTCAAAGCACCACCTGGAGCGGCCGTCGGACCGCCTGGTCGTGCTGGGCGACATCATCCCGGTGGAGCCGCTCGGCGAGGTGGTGTCGTTCGGCGACGTGGCGATGGCCGTCGGCGTCGCCGACGTGGTCGCCAACCTGCTCCGCCGGCCGGGCGGGCGCCGCACCCCCGCCCACGCCCAAGGCGACGGCGAGCGGGTCGGCCCCGCCGGCTGA
- a CDS encoding enoyl-CoA hydratase-related protein: MAEGVRYRVDGRVARVTIDRPERRNALAPATVAGLRDAVARADADAAVRVIVLTGAGDRAFSAGADLTGLSSAAAAGFPAALAALFEELWAMGKPSIARVRGYALAGGFGLATACDLVVAADDAVFATPEIDLGLWPFVASVPLARSMPPKKALELMMTGRRVGAAEAERIGFVSRVVAVGDLDASVDELAAVLAAKPAGAMGLGRASFHRTWGLDAATALQRLHPLLATTMASEEAQEGAAAFAEKRPPRWPEP, encoded by the coding sequence GTGGCCGAGGGGGTTCGCTACCGGGTCGACGGACGGGTCGCCCGGGTCACCATCGACCGGCCGGAGCGGCGCAACGCCCTCGCGCCGGCGACGGTGGCCGGCCTGCGCGACGCCGTGGCCCGGGCTGACGCCGACGCCGCCGTCCGGGTGATCGTCCTCACCGGTGCGGGGGACCGCGCCTTCTCCGCCGGCGCCGACCTCACCGGCCTGTCGTCGGCCGCCGCCGCCGGCTTCCCCGCCGCCCTGGCGGCCCTGTTCGAGGAGCTGTGGGCGATGGGCAAGCCCTCGATCGCCCGCGTGCGCGGCTATGCCCTGGCGGGCGGCTTCGGCCTGGCGACGGCGTGCGACCTGGTCGTCGCCGCCGACGACGCCGTGTTCGCCACGCCCGAGATCGACCTCGGCCTGTGGCCGTTCGTGGCCTCCGTCCCCCTGGCCCGGTCCATGCCGCCCAAGAAGGCGCTCGAGCTGATGATGACGGGCCGGCGGGTGGGAGCGGCAGAAGCGGAGCGCATCGGGTTCGTGAGCCGGGTGGTGGCGGTCGGGGACCTCGACGCCTCCGTCGACGAGCTGGCCGCCGTGCTCGCCGCCAAGCCGGCCGGAGCCATGGGGCTGGGCCGTGCGTCCTTCCACCGGACCTGGGGCCTGGACGCCGCCACCGCCCTCCAGCGCCTGCACCCGCTGCTGGCCACGACCATGGCATCAGAGGAGGCGCAAGAGGGCGCCGCCGCCTTCGCCGAGAAGCGCCCGCCCCGCTGGCCCGAGCCCTGA
- a CDS encoding zinc-binding dehydrogenase, which translates to MARGPVQAAVLTAVGRPLEIRSDVEVEDPRAGEVLVRLVASGVCHSDLSARSGVMMMPTPVVLGHEGAGVVEAVGDGVTGVAPGDHVLVSWVPQCGGCYHCVRGEGHLCERAVVTMATGGLLDGTTRLRSAGAPLHQMAATGTFAELAVVPGSGAVPLPDDLDLTLAALLGCSVLTGVGAALNTARVRQGDTVAVVGCGGVGLNVVQGARIAGASSIVAVDTNPAKLRLAEAFGATVTVDASAGDAVSGVMAATAQRGVDVAFEVVGVARTIDQALTMTRRGGHTVLVGVPAMDVVVAVPAFLGLVLAGKTISGCWYGSSNVHADVPKLVALYRSGELLLDPLVSRTIDLTEVNDALDAMHAGGDAARCVIRYEP; encoded by the coding sequence GTGGCCCGTGGACCCGTGCAGGCGGCGGTCCTCACGGCCGTCGGGCGGCCGCTGGAGATCCGCTCCGACGTGGAGGTCGAGGACCCCCGGGCCGGCGAGGTGCTGGTGCGGCTGGTGGCGTCGGGGGTGTGCCATTCGGACCTCTCGGCCCGCAGCGGCGTGATGATGATGCCCACGCCGGTCGTCCTCGGCCACGAGGGGGCCGGCGTCGTCGAGGCGGTCGGCGACGGGGTGACCGGCGTCGCCCCCGGCGACCACGTGCTCGTCTCGTGGGTCCCCCAGTGCGGCGGGTGCTACCACTGCGTGCGGGGCGAGGGGCACCTGTGCGAGCGGGCGGTGGTCACCATGGCGACCGGCGGCCTGTTGGACGGGACCACCCGGCTCCGGTCGGCGGGCGCCCCGCTGCACCAGATGGCGGCCACCGGCACCTTCGCCGAGCTCGCCGTCGTCCCCGGGTCCGGTGCCGTCCCGCTCCCCGACGACCTCGATCTCACCCTCGCCGCCCTGCTGGGGTGCTCGGTGCTGACCGGGGTGGGGGCGGCGCTGAACACGGCACGGGTGCGGCAGGGCGACACGGTGGCCGTGGTCGGGTGCGGCGGCGTGGGGCTCAACGTGGTCCAGGGAGCCCGCATCGCCGGCGCCTCGAGCATCGTCGCCGTGGACACCAACCCGGCGAAGCTGCGGCTGGCCGAGGCGTTCGGCGCCACGGTGACCGTCGACGCGTCGGCGGGCGACGCGGTGAGCGGCGTCATGGCGGCCACCGCCCAGCGGGGCGTCGACGTGGCCTTCGAGGTCGTCGGCGTGGCCCGCACCATCGACCAGGCCCTGACCATGACCCGCCGCGGCGGTCACACCGTGCTCGTCGGCGTCCCCGCCATGGACGTGGTCGTGGCCGTCCCCGCGTTCCTGGGTCTGGTCCTGGCGGGCAAGACCATCTCGGGCTGCTGGTACGGCTCGTCGAACGTGCACGCCGACGTCCCCAAGCTGGTGGCGCTGTACCGGTCGGGAGAGCTGCTGCTCGACCCCCTGGTGTCACGCACGATCGACCTCACGGAGGTGAACGACGCGCTCGACGCCATGCACGCCGGCGGCGACGCCGCCCGCTGCGTCATCCGGTACGAGCCGTAG